The following proteins are co-located in the Triplophysa dalaica isolate WHDGS20190420 chromosome 2, ASM1584641v1, whole genome shotgun sequence genome:
- the LOC130409343 gene encoding nuclear transcription factor Y subunit beta-like, whose protein sequence is MESVLPLKMLGVLALVLLVPSMNEGRILSKCDLKAQLEATEFQVVPDNMTVEDLIAKLVCRANTSGFNTHLVKFITRKHDDPASEQDPTQASFQAPALAPPPPQVPLNDSLQNQRQAPTLGQPPVQSENQPQTPPQGQVPVQSQNQPQTPPQGQVPVQSQNQPQGPPRGQRPVQSQNQPQGPPRGQRPVQSQNQPQGPPRGQRPVQFQDQPQAPPQGPPKGPQEKDRKRPAVWHQYGVFQLNDKFACDSEVVPSLNLCQMNCSALVDDDITDDITCLKTLISTMKAGTVGQLSDSTPLPQKLDTLLVKECRDVVASQYFAECR, encoded by the exons ATGGAGAGTGTTCTCCCACTAAAGATGTTGGGAGTGTTGGCTCTGGTTCTGCTGGTGCCCAGTATGAATGAGGGACGGATTCTGAGTAAATGTGATCTGAAGGCTCAGCTGGAAGCCACTGAGTTTCAGGTGGTGCCAGACAACATGACTGTGGAAGATCTCATCGCCAAAC ttGTCTGCAGGGCCAACACCTCAGGCTTCAACACCCATTTAGTTAAATTTATCACTAGAAAACATGACGATCCCGCATCTGAACAGGATCCTACCCAAGCTTCATTTCAGGCTCCAGCTCTAGCTCCACCCCCACCCCAGGTTCCACTTAATGATTCACTCCAGAATCAGCGTCAAGCTCCAACCCTGGGCCAGCCCCCAGTTCAATCCGAGAATCAGCCTCAAACTCCACCCCAGGGTCAGGTTCCAGTTCAATCCCAGAATCAACCTCAAACTCCACCCCAGGGTCAGGTTCCAGTTCAATCCCAGAATCAGCCTCAAGGTCCACCCCGGGGTCAGCGTCCAGTTCAATCCCAGAATCAGCCTCAAGGTCCACCCCGGGGTCAGCGTCCAGTTCAATCCCAGAATCAGCCTCAAGGTCCACCCCGGGGTCAGCGTCCCGTTCAATTCCAGGATCAGCCTCAAGCTCCACCCCAGGGTCCACCTAAAGGCCCCCAGGAAAAGGACCGAAAGCGTCCTGCCGTCTGGCACCAGTACGGAGTGTTTCAGCTCAACGACAAGTTTGCCTGTGATTCCGAAGTTGTGCCATCCCTCAACCTTTGCCAGATGAACTGCTCTG CTTTGGTTGATGATGACATCACCGATGACATCACCTGCCTCAAGACCCTGATCAGCACTAT GAAAGCTGGCACCGTAGGGCAACTGTCTGACAGTACTCCATTGCCTCAGAA GCTGGATACGCTGTTGGTGAAGGAGTGTCGGGATGTTGTCGCCTCTCAGTACTTTGCTGAGTGTCGCTGA
- the dnaja1 gene encoding dnaJ homolog subfamily A member 1: protein MVKETGFYDMLGVKPNASPEELKKAYRKLALKYHPDKNPTEGERFKQISQAYEVLSDAKKREVYDRGGEKAIKEGGNGGPSFGSPLDIFDIFFGGGGRIHRERRGKNVVHQLTVSLEDLYNGATRKLAVQKNIICDKCEGRGGRKGVIEVCPSCQGVGVQVRLRHLAPGMVQQISTVCAGCQGQGQRLGHRDRCKACAGRKILRQKKILEVHIDKGMKDGQKIVFNGEGDQEPGLDPGDIIIVLDQKEHPVFTRKGKDLIVSMELQLVESLCGFQKPIKTLDNRILLITSHPGDLIKPGDKKCVLNEGMPTYRRPFEKGRLIILFNVVFPEENFLPPNKLKELERYLPGKDVNAEPDSMDDDLYIYADLEDCDLTHQRRHYHLIEDEDFQPTGGVQCQTS from the exons ATGGTGAAGGAGACCGGCTTTTACGACATGCTGGGTGTAAAGCCCAATGCCAGCCCTGAAGAGTTGAAGAAGGCTTATCGTAAACTGGCTTTGAAATATCACCCAGATAAAAATCcaacagagggagagagg TTCAAACAGATCTCGCAGGCGTACGAGGTTTTGTCTGATGCCAAAAAGAGGGAAGTGTACGACCGAGGGGGCGAGAAGGCCATAAAGGAGGGAGGAAACGGAGGGCCGAGTTTCGGCTCACCATTggacatttttgacattttctttggAGGAGGGGGACGTATCCACCGGGAGCGGAGAG GTAAAAATGTGGTGCATCAGTTGACAGTATCTTTGGAGGACCTTTATAACGGAGCCACAAGGAAACTTGCTGTACAGAAGAATATTATCTGTGACAAATGTGAAG GCCGTGGTGGGCGTAAGGGAGTTATTGAAGTGTGCCCCTCATGTCAGGGGGTGGGCGTACAGGTCAGATTACGTCACTTGGCACCTGGCATGGTACAGCAGATATCAACCGTCTGCGCCGGCTGTCAGGGGCAAGGGCAGCGTCTCGGACACCGTGATCGCTGTAAAGCCTGCGCCGGTCGCAAGATACTGCGACAGAAGAAGATTCTGGAGGTGCACATTGATAAAG GTATGAAAGATGGACAGAAGATAGTCTTTAATGGGGAGGGAGACCAAGAGCCTGGCCTTGATCCCGGTGACATCATCATTGTCTTAGACCAGAAAGAACATCCAGTGTTCACCAG AAAAGGAAAAGACCTAATCGTGAGCATGGAGCTACAGTTGGTCGAGTCATTGTGCGGATTTCAAAAACCCATCAAGACACTGGACAACAGGATTTTACTCATCACGTCCCATCCAG GGGATCTGATCAAACCTGGAGACAAGAAATGTGTTCTGAACGAAGGGATGCCTACCTACCGCCGTCCATTTGAGAAAGGCCGACTCATCATTCTGTTTAat GTTGTCTTCCCTGAAGAGAACTTCCTCCCGCCGAACAAACTGAAGGAGTTGGAGAGGTACCTGCCTGGAAAAGATGTGAACGCTGAGCCTGACAGCATGGATGACGACCTCTATATCTATGCTGACCTTGAAGACTGTGACCTAACCCACCAACGCCGCCATTACCACTTGATAGAGGATGAAGACTTTCAGCCCACTGGAGGTGTACAGTGTCAAACCTCATAA